The Pyrus communis chromosome 2, drPyrComm1.1, whole genome shotgun sequence genome includes a window with the following:
- the LOC137724981 gene encoding uncharacterized protein, whose product MAKFFQKYGIKQYMSMPRYPQGNRWSEASNKMIIDYLKKSLTNKKGKWLDELPRCLWTYCTTKRRATGETPFSLAFGSKAIIHPNVIKLSITILLPSIKQNSMGMATSLDLTEEKHEQTITRITAYQQQLIFSYNEKAKMWQFQPKDLVLRKAFITAHREGSKKMDPI is encoded by the coding sequence atggcgaagttcttccaaaagtatggcatcaagcagtaCATGTCCATGCcgagatatcctcaaggcaatagGTGGTCTGAAGCATCCAATAAGATGATCATCGActacctcaagaaatccctcaccaacaagaagggaaaatggttAGACGAACTCCCCAGATGTCTATGGACATAttgcaccaccaaaagacgagcaaccggtgagactcctttctctttggcatttggctcaAAAGCAATCATTCATCCCAATGTCATCAAGTTAAGTATCACCATTCTACTACCAAGCATTAAGCAGAACAGTATGGGGATGGCCACAAGCTTAGATCTAACAGAGGAGAAGCATGAGCAGACCATCACCCGCATCACAGCCTATCAGCAACAACTCATCTTCAGCTACAATGAAAAGGCCAAGATGTGGCAGTTCCAACCCaaagatctagtcctaagaaaagccttcatcactgcccacagagaaggctccaaaaagatggatcctaTCTAA